A part of Synechococcus sp. KORDI-49 genomic DNA contains:
- a CDS encoding Rieske 2Fe-2S domain-containing protein translates to MHPTWTEQWWPVAYLQDLDPAKPSRFTLLERDLVIWWDSSGDRWRVFPDVCPHRLVPLSEGRINRDGQLECPYHGWSFDGDGQCRHIPQAEESTRPEGRRSSCASLPTATGQGLLFVWTGAPESADQERLPLVPALEETPDSWTVQDTFRDLPMDAVTLLENVLDVSHVPFTHHKTVGKRENASPVQAVITREGEDGFEAFWEEGPRRGTLGSQATRFDAPQLMWHDLTAKGFARILTVVYAVPIRRGECRLFARFPFQFQSAVPRLLIGLRPRWLQHIGNHKVLEDDQIFLHWQERVLEQAGGSAEAERAFFLPTSADVYVTALHRWLNGNGGGPFVGQPLPPRLETAALMDRYHSHTVNCRSCSTALRRIRALRPWLWGVLWGSAALIGISPFNWIGVLMALISAVLLRQTARWQQGLLAGDGLAPRNSSR, encoded by the coding sequence ATGCATCCCACCTGGACCGAGCAGTGGTGGCCCGTCGCCTACCTGCAGGACCTCGATCCGGCGAAGCCCAGTCGGTTCACCCTGCTGGAACGCGACCTGGTGATCTGGTGGGACAGCTCCGGAGATCGCTGGCGTGTCTTTCCCGACGTCTGCCCGCATCGGCTCGTCCCGCTCAGCGAGGGCAGGATCAACAGGGATGGGCAGTTGGAATGCCCATACCACGGCTGGAGTTTCGATGGAGACGGACAGTGCCGTCACATCCCGCAGGCCGAGGAGAGCACCCGTCCGGAAGGGCGACGCTCAAGCTGCGCCAGCTTGCCCACGGCCACGGGCCAGGGATTGCTGTTTGTCTGGACGGGTGCGCCCGAATCCGCAGACCAGGAACGTCTGCCGTTGGTGCCGGCTCTGGAGGAGACCCCGGACAGCTGGACCGTTCAGGACACCTTCCGCGACCTGCCGATGGATGCGGTGACCCTGCTGGAGAACGTTCTGGATGTGAGCCATGTGCCCTTCACGCACCACAAGACCGTGGGAAAACGGGAGAACGCTTCCCCAGTTCAGGCGGTGATCACCCGCGAAGGCGAGGACGGGTTCGAGGCCTTCTGGGAGGAGGGGCCACGCAGGGGAACGCTCGGTTCCCAGGCCACCAGGTTCGATGCTCCACAACTGATGTGGCACGACCTGACCGCGAAGGGATTCGCACGCATCCTCACGGTGGTCTACGCCGTGCCGATCCGCCGGGGGGAATGCCGCCTGTTCGCCCGCTTCCCCTTTCAGTTCCAGTCAGCGGTCCCGCGGCTGCTGATCGGATTGCGTCCTCGCTGGCTGCAGCACATCGGCAACCACAAGGTTCTCGAAGACGACCAGATCTTTCTGCATTGGCAGGAGCGCGTGCTGGAGCAGGCCGGCGGCAGCGCGGAAGCGGAACGGGCCTTCTTCCTGCCGACCAGCGCCGATGTTTACGTCACGGCGCTGCATCGCTGGCTGAACGGCAATGGCGGCGGACCCTTCGTCGGGCAACCTCTGCCGCCGCGTCTTGAGACCGCAGCGCTGATGGATCGCTATCACAGCCATACGGTGAATTGCCGCAGCTGCTCAACGGCGCTTCGCCGCATCCGGGCCCTGCGTCCTTGGCTCTGGGGAGTTCTGTGGGGTTCAGCGGCCTTGATCGGCATCAGCCCGTTCAACTGGATTGGCGTGCTCATGGCACTGATCTCAGCTGTGCTGCTCCGGCAGACCGCGCGCTGGCAGCAGGGACTGCTGGCCGGAGACGGACTGGCGCCTCGGAACAGCTCGAGGTGA
- a CDS encoding SET domain-containing protein-lysine N-methyltransferase — protein sequence MAASSRLFWRRRSDAGFQIRSRIAASTLPGAGDGRFTLEPLSSGQLVRRSRMLPFTDCLAAGGADGEGENIVLLLRDQEELEALIFYLAAAREETPAEIARHLSWFVAGTGGIAYINSVSAYFNHNIPANLLHRLDGPWMDLIASREIAPGEELFTDYNHNDIAPFFRHWCAEAGLTDAQTFPRALSRTSEI from the coding sequence ATGGCCGCGTCCAGCCGTCTGTTCTGGCGTCGTCGCAGCGATGCAGGATTTCAGATCAGATCCCGCATTGCTGCATCCACCCTCCCGGGTGCCGGAGACGGTCGTTTCACCCTGGAGCCGCTGAGCAGCGGCCAACTGGTGCGACGCAGCCGAATGCTGCCCTTCACCGACTGCCTCGCCGCTGGAGGAGCCGATGGCGAAGGGGAGAACATCGTGCTTCTGCTCCGGGATCAGGAAGAGCTGGAGGCACTGATTTTCTACCTGGCCGCGGCCAGGGAGGAGACCCCGGCGGAGATCGCCCGACACCTCTCCTGGTTCGTGGCCGGAACCGGGGGCATCGCTTACATCAACAGCGTCAGCGCCTATTTCAACCACAACATCCCGGCCAACCTGCTGCACCGGCTCGATGGCCCCTGGATGGATCTGATCGCCAGCCGCGAGATCGCCCCAGGGGAGGAGCTGTTCACCGACTACAACCACAACGACATCGCTCCGTTCTTCCGGCACTGGTGCGCTGAAGCCGGGCTGACGGATGCACAGACGTTCCCCCGCGCCCTCTCCCGGACGAGCGAGATCTAG
- a CDS encoding glutathione S-transferase family protein, whose translation MSLTLYGAPRTRVSMPRWYLEEKGIAHELVMLDLAAQEHRQPPYRAINPFGKLPALVDDGFQAPDGGPLKLFESGAILQHLEDHHSGEDRTAAERSLTSQWLLFANATLAIALFVPSNREREFPRLMEELNHQLGSGGPLVGNRWGAADCAVSAYLAYLPMFFPQEDLTPYPAVQELITATQHRPAYRRVMGLD comes from the coding sequence ATGTCCCTGACCCTCTACGGCGCTCCCCGCACACGCGTTTCGATGCCGCGCTGGTATCTGGAGGAAAAGGGCATTGCCCATGAGCTGGTGATGCTGGATCTCGCGGCCCAGGAACATCGTCAGCCCCCCTACCGGGCGATCAATCCCTTCGGCAAGCTGCCCGCTCTGGTGGACGACGGCTTCCAGGCGCCCGACGGTGGGCCTTTGAAGCTGTTTGAGTCGGGGGCGATCCTGCAGCATCTGGAGGATCACCACAGCGGCGAGGATCGCACCGCTGCTGAACGCAGCCTGACCAGCCAGTGGCTGCTGTTCGCCAACGCCACGCTGGCGATCGCCCTGTTCGTGCCCAGCAACCGGGAGCGGGAGTTCCCTCGCCTGATGGAGGAACTGAACCATCAGCTGGGTTCCGGCGGGCCTCTGGTGGGGAACCGATGGGGGGCAGCGGACTGTGCGGTGTCCGCTTACCTGGCCTATCTGCCGATGTTCTTCCCTCAGGAGGATCTGACGCCGTATCCGGCTGTGCAGGAGCTGATCACAGCGACGCAACATCGACCGGCCTATCGACGGGTGATGGGGCTCGACTAG
- a CDS encoding phosphotransferase enzyme family protein produces MTEAVEAIADRFHPRERITAIRALGSGNVNETFLVTHDGHAQGGAFVLQRLNTTVFERPDLVMRNLVALGDHVQRRLASPPPELSGRRWEVPTVVRCREDAHWVEQDGQFWRSITYIGAATTSDVIRDRHQAKEVGYGLGMFHSLISDLPAEHLADTLENFHVTPAYLKHFDSVARPACPEGSLLAQAIAFVDGRRGGIDVLEAALERGELRHRPIHGDPKINNVMMDEASGKAVGLIDLDTVKPGLVHYDIGDCLRSCCNPVGEEETNLDAVHFDLGLCEAILDGYLTVARGFLSRWDLHYLPDCIRLIPLELGLRFLTDHLEGDVYFRTNRPDHNLHRAAVQFRLTASIEAQMDAIRALVRKLGADIGNGH; encoded by the coding sequence ATGACCGAGGCTGTGGAAGCCATCGCCGATCGCTTCCATCCCCGCGAGCGGATCACCGCGATCAGGGCCCTTGGCTCCGGCAATGTCAACGAGACCTTTCTGGTGACGCACGACGGGCATGCCCAGGGAGGAGCCTTCGTGCTGCAACGCCTCAACACCACGGTGTTCGAACGGCCCGATCTGGTGATGCGGAACCTGGTGGCCCTGGGCGATCACGTGCAGCGTCGGCTGGCCTCCCCTCCCCCGGAGCTGAGCGGGCGCCGCTGGGAGGTTCCCACCGTCGTTCGCTGCCGGGAGGACGCCCACTGGGTGGAGCAGGACGGCCAGTTCTGGAGGTCGATCACCTACATCGGAGCCGCCACGACCTCTGACGTGATCCGCGATCGCCATCAGGCCAAAGAGGTGGGCTACGGCCTGGGAATGTTTCACAGCCTGATCAGCGACCTGCCGGCCGAACACCTCGCCGACACCCTTGAGAATTTTCACGTCACACCGGCATATCTGAAGCACTTCGACTCCGTGGCCAGGCCTGCCTGCCCCGAAGGATCCCTGCTTGCTCAGGCCATCGCCTTCGTGGACGGACGCCGCGGGGGCATCGACGTGCTCGAGGCCGCACTGGAACGGGGAGAACTCCGGCACCGTCCGATTCACGGGGACCCGAAGATCAACAACGTGATGATGGATGAGGCCAGTGGCAAGGCTGTCGGCCTGATCGATCTCGACACCGTCAAACCGGGCCTCGTCCATTACGACATCGGCGACTGCCTGCGGTCCTGCTGCAATCCCGTCGGCGAGGAGGAAACCAACCTCGACGCCGTGCATTTCGATCTCGGACTCTGCGAAGCGATCCTCGACGGCTACCTGACAGTCGCCAGAGGCTTCCTGAGCAGATGGGATCTTCACTACCTTCCGGATTGCATCCGTCTGATCCCCCTCGAACTGGGACTGCGATTTCTGACGGACCATCTGGAGGGGGATGTCTACTTCCGCACCAACCGGCCCGATCACAACCTGCACCGAGCAGCCGTGCAGTTCCGTCTGACGGCCAGCATCGAAGCACAGATGGACGCAATCCGGGCCCTGGTGCGGAAGCTCGGAGCCGACATCGGGAACGGACACTGA
- a CDS encoding DOMON-like domain-containing protein: MPRPAVMLRQASRLVPFEGGLPSGLKVSAEMIWSRDGWLELSYGVLTTASSGLADLVTPDGLIDGLQTNGERRDGLWTTTCFEAFLALPGCPDYWEINLSASGDWALYRFDAYRQGQHPQDLAEAPLIRLRRWHHQLRLDARFPLTPWWPEQICPDLALSCVLDRGEAGLSHWALRHPQHQADFHDRSTFLQA; encoded by the coding sequence ATGCCTCGCCCTGCCGTGATGCTGCGCCAGGCCTCGCGCCTGGTCCCCTTCGAGGGGGGGCTTCCCTCCGGACTGAAGGTGAGTGCAGAGATGATCTGGAGCCGGGATGGATGGCTTGAGCTCAGCTATGGCGTGCTCACGACCGCCTCCTCCGGTCTGGCGGATCTCGTGACTCCGGATGGGCTCATCGACGGACTGCAGACGAACGGTGAACGCCGTGATGGTCTCTGGACCACCACCTGTTTCGAAGCCTTCTTGGCTCTCCCGGGATGCCCGGACTACTGGGAGATCAATCTCTCGGCGAGCGGCGACTGGGCCCTTTACCGCTTCGATGCCTACCGGCAGGGACAGCACCCCCAGGACCTGGCGGAAGCCCCTCTGATCCGCCTGCGCCGCTGGCACCATCAGTTGCGGCTGGACGCAAGATTTCCACTGACTCCCTGGTGGCCTGAGCAGATCTGTCCTGACCTGGCCCTGAGCTGCGTGCTCGACCGAGGCGAGGCCGGGCTTAGTCACTGGGCTTTACGCCATCCGCAGCACCAGGCCGATTTTCACGACCGCAGCACATTCCTTCAGGCCTGA
- a CDS encoding transglycosylase SLT domain-containing protein — translation MRLRPALLLPVVLASLGLTITALGNQNRAGDSAASTPAPATEPIVASAPTPPERRYPRVPADDQAAAELLLSVESALRDPATPADALPDLGHQQQVIYRVLSKDRPRSQRVVAALPARWRSIAERHLAARREFLRMSRGTGPSSLPAWRIIQPEPAEQLIAYYRKAEAATGIEWEVLAAVNLVETGMGRIDGISVANARGPMQFLPTTWAEPGIGAGDIRDPHDAIQAAARYLVRRGGLKDIRRGLWGYNNSDYYGKAVLLYASLIREDPRAYTGLYHWEIHFNADAGDLWLPVGYNESRRVPVQDYLRRHPQSAPPAD, via the coding sequence ATGCGACTCCGCCCAGCCCTGCTGCTCCCAGTGGTGCTAGCCAGTCTCGGCCTGACCATCACCGCTCTGGGGAACCAGAACAGAGCCGGCGACTCCGCTGCCTCCACACCGGCACCGGCCACAGAACCGATCGTGGCGTCGGCCCCCACCCCCCCCGAGCGTCGTTACCCGCGGGTGCCTGCGGATGATCAAGCGGCAGCCGAGCTGCTCCTGAGCGTGGAGTCGGCTCTGCGGGATCCGGCCACGCCTGCCGATGCCCTGCCCGACCTCGGCCACCAGCAGCAGGTCATCTATCGGGTGCTGTCCAAGGACCGTCCGCGCTCGCAGAGGGTTGTGGCGGCTCTGCCCGCACGCTGGCGGAGCATCGCGGAACGGCATCTGGCGGCACGGCGGGAATTCCTGCGCATGAGCAGGGGCACAGGGCCCTCCTCGCTTCCGGCCTGGCGGATCATCCAGCCCGAACCAGCCGAACAGCTGATCGCCTATTACCGCAAAGCGGAGGCGGCCACCGGCATCGAGTGGGAGGTGCTCGCAGCCGTGAACCTCGTGGAAACGGGCATGGGACGCATTGACGGCATCTCGGTGGCGAACGCCCGTGGACCGATGCAGTTTCTTCCCACCACCTGGGCGGAACCCGGCATCGGCGCTGGGGACATCCGCGATCCCCATGATGCGATCCAGGCAGCCGCCCGCTATCTGGTGAGACGGGGAGGCCTCAAGGACATCCGTCGCGGCCTCTGGGGCTACAACAACAGCGACTACTACGGCAAAGCGGTCCTGCTCTACGCCTCTCTGATCCGTGAGGATCCGCGTGCGTACACAGGCCTGTATCACTGGGAAATCCACTTCAATGCCGACGCAGGCGATCTGTGGTTGCCGGTGGGTTACAACGAATCGCGCCGCGTGCCGGTGCAGGACTACCTGCGCCGACATCCGCAGAGCGCACCACCGGCCGACTGA
- a CDS encoding O-acetylhomoserine aminocarboxypropyltransferase/cysteine synthase family protein — translation MSPHFETLQLHAGQSPDPATNARAVPIYQTSSYVFNDAEHGANLFGLKEFGNIYTRLMNPTTDVFEKRVAALEGGMAAVATASGQSAQFLAITNCMQAGDNFVSTSFLYGGTYNQFKVQFPRLGIDVRFADGDDVESFAAQIDDKTKGIYVEAMGNPRFNIPDFKGLSALAKERGIPLIVDNTLGACGALLRPIEHGADVVVESATKWIGGHGTSLGGVIVDAGTFDWGNGKFPLMSQPSPAYHGLVHWDAFGFGSDICKMLGVPDNRNVAFALRARVESLRDWGPALSPFNSFLLLQGLETLSLRVERHTENAMALASWLQQHPKVAQVSYPGLPADPYHERAKEYLTGRGMGCMLMFSLNGGYEDAVRFIDSLKLASHLANVGDAKTLVIHPASTTHQQLSEAEQASAGVTPTMVRVSVGLEHIDDIRDDFDQALAVLS, via the coding sequence ATGTCCCCTCACTTCGAAACCCTCCAGCTGCATGCCGGCCAATCGCCGGATCCGGCGACCAACGCCCGAGCGGTGCCGATTTATCAGACCAGCTCCTATGTGTTCAATGATGCGGAGCACGGCGCCAATCTGTTTGGCCTGAAGGAATTCGGGAACATCTACACCCGTCTGATGAATCCCACCACAGACGTGTTCGAGAAACGGGTGGCAGCACTGGAGGGCGGCATGGCAGCCGTGGCCACCGCGTCGGGGCAGTCGGCCCAGTTCCTGGCGATCACCAACTGCATGCAGGCAGGAGACAACTTCGTCTCCACCTCGTTCCTCTACGGGGGCACCTACAACCAGTTCAAGGTGCAGTTTCCCCGCCTCGGCATCGACGTCCGGTTCGCCGATGGCGATGACGTGGAGAGCTTCGCCGCACAGATCGACGACAAGACCAAAGGGATCTATGTCGAGGCGATGGGCAATCCCCGCTTCAACATCCCCGACTTCAAGGGCCTCTCCGCTCTCGCCAAGGAGCGAGGCATTCCGCTGATCGTCGACAACACCCTCGGGGCCTGCGGAGCCCTGCTGCGCCCGATCGAGCATGGCGCCGATGTGGTGGTGGAAAGCGCCACGAAATGGATCGGAGGCCATGGCACCAGCCTTGGTGGCGTGATCGTCGATGCCGGCACCTTCGACTGGGGCAACGGCAAATTTCCACTGATGAGCCAGCCCAGCCCGGCTTATCACGGCTTGGTGCACTGGGATGCCTTCGGCTTCGGCAGCGACATCTGCAAGATGCTCGGCGTTCCCGATAACCGCAATGTGGCCTTCGCCCTGCGTGCCCGCGTGGAAAGCCTGCGGGACTGGGGTCCGGCCCTGAGCCCCTTCAACAGCTTCCTGCTGCTGCAGGGACTGGAGACCCTGAGCCTGCGGGTGGAACGCCACACGGAGAACGCCATGGCCCTGGCCAGCTGGTTGCAGCAGCATCCGAAGGTGGCACAGGTCAGCTATCCCGGCCTGCCCGCGGACCCCTACCACGAACGCGCCAAGGAATATCTCACCGGGCGGGGCATGGGCTGCATGCTGATGTTCTCCCTAAACGGCGGCTATGAGGATGCCGTTCGCTTCATCGACAGCCTCAAGTTGGCGAGCCATCTGGCCAACGTCGGCGATGCCAAGACCCTGGTGATCCACCCGGCCTCCACCACCCATCAGCAGCTGAGTGAAGCCGAACAGGCCTCCGCAGGCGTGACACCAACCATGGTGCGGGTCTCCGTCGGTCTGGAACACATCGACGACATCAGGGACGACTTCGATCAGGCGCTCGCCGTTCTCAGCTAG
- a CDS encoding homoserine O-succinyltransferase has translation MALILPRSYHKIGAVERNRISWIEPEQAERQDIRALRIGILNIMPLGKQYEFNLLHPLGLSVLQIEPIWIRLRSHAYRSWDQEHLDQLYVTWEEALAQGPLDGLIITGAPVEHLPFEQVTYWSELVELVGEARSSCASTLGLCWAGFALAYLAGVDKIPFERKLFGIYPMRSLVPGHPLMGTQDDRFFCPQSRHAGLSDAAMESAQRQGRLRLLSHGERVGYTIFETPDQRQLMHLGHPEYNVGRILGEMERDRARGDVPPPENFDADHPQTLWRSHRNLLFQQWLWFCYQRVSLTA, from the coding sequence ATGGCACTGATTCTTCCCCGCAGTTATCACAAGATCGGTGCGGTGGAACGCAACCGGATCTCCTGGATCGAGCCCGAGCAGGCGGAACGCCAGGACATCCGGGCTTTGCGGATCGGAATCCTGAACATCATGCCTCTGGGCAAGCAGTACGAATTCAACCTGCTGCATCCCCTGGGGCTTTCCGTGCTCCAGATCGAACCGATCTGGATCCGTCTGCGTTCACACGCCTACCGCAGCTGGGACCAGGAACACCTGGATCAGCTTTACGTCACCTGGGAGGAAGCCCTGGCGCAGGGCCCTCTGGATGGTCTGATCATCACCGGGGCTCCGGTGGAGCATCTGCCCTTCGAGCAGGTGACCTACTGGAGCGAGCTGGTGGAGCTGGTGGGAGAGGCCCGCAGCAGCTGTGCCAGCACCCTGGGACTCTGCTGGGCGGGATTCGCTCTCGCTTATCTCGCCGGGGTCGACAAGATCCCCTTCGAGCGCAAGCTGTTCGGGATCTACCCGATGCGAAGCCTGGTTCCGGGCCATCCGCTGATGGGGACGCAGGATGATCGCTTCTTCTGTCCGCAGAGTCGCCATGCCGGCCTCTCCGATGCAGCGATGGAATCAGCCCAGCGTCAGGGACGCCTTCGCCTGCTCTCCCATGGCGAGCGGGTTGGATACACGATCTTTGAAACCCCGGATCAGCGACAGCTGATGCATCTCGGCCACCCGGAATACAACGTGGGACGCATTCTGGGAGAGATGGAACGAGACCGGGCTCGGGGCGATGTACCGCCTCCGGAGAACTTCGATGCGGATCATCCCCAGACGCTCTGGCGGTCGCATCGCAACCTGCTGTTTCAGCAGTGGCTCTGGTTCTGTTATCAGCGGGTGAGTCTGACCGCCTGA
- a CDS encoding alpha-ketoglutarate-dependent dioxygenase AlkB: MNSPDMAPPVCPSRQPWTLHRGWLPPERSNVWQRTITQEMAWQQPMVQVYGRRHAVPRLTGFLASEGLRYRYSGTTHCGEGWPSWFELLRQQVNEACGTCFNGCLLNLYRNGEDRMGWHADDEQEIDQTRPIASLSLGATRDFCLRHRQDPMRRETLALADGDLLVMHPGCQQQWMHGVPSRRRIRTSRVNLTFRCFLP, encoded by the coding sequence ATGAACAGTCCGGACATGGCACCGCCTGTGTGCCCGAGCCGGCAGCCCTGGACGCTGCACCGAGGCTGGTTGCCGCCGGAGCGGAGCAACGTTTGGCAGCGCACCATCACGCAGGAGATGGCATGGCAGCAGCCGATGGTCCAGGTGTACGGCCGCCGACACGCCGTGCCTCGCCTGACGGGGTTCCTGGCCAGCGAAGGACTGCGTTACCGATACAGCGGCACGACCCACTGCGGTGAGGGCTGGCCCAGCTGGTTCGAGCTGCTGCGGCAGCAGGTGAACGAAGCCTGCGGAACGTGCTTCAACGGATGCCTGCTCAACCTCTACCGAAACGGTGAGGACCGCATGGGGTGGCATGCCGATGACGAACAGGAGATTGACCAGACCCGGCCGATCGCCTCACTGTCGCTGGGGGCAACCCGCGATTTCTGCCTGCGCCATCGCCAGGACCCTATGCGGAGGGAGACCCTTGCCCTGGCGGACGGCGACCTGCTGGTCATGCATCCCGGATGCCAGCAGCAATGGATGCATGGGGTTCCGAGCCGGCGTCGAATCAGGACATCACGCGTGAACCTGACCTTTCGCTGTTTTCTTCCCTGA
- a CDS encoding AEC family transporter — MLLSLIPCLLVGFWIGGRHPDLSGRLALPLVRFGVPLSVMGLLLKGGLSGQMLQAALLAAAAIGVVLVVGARVPPLRRLLPGPCSRLGSCVGNTAYVGIPLALAFLPASALPISIGYDLGATLLTWSVGPMLIAAPSPREGGRAIRLLMSLTASPAVRGLAGALLVQWTPWRAGVAEAMWIPSQVVILLALAVVGLRLGSIARDRRAPGPLAASVAPVLLAKLIGYPLLLLSIGLLLRLDPLMIQALTLQGAAPAAISLLLIAESAGRDQDLAAGLVLWSTVCAALTAPIWGVLVTILFNQA, encoded by the coding sequence ATGCTGCTGAGCCTGATCCCCTGTCTTCTGGTCGGGTTCTGGATCGGAGGACGCCATCCCGATCTCTCGGGTCGCCTGGCGTTGCCTCTGGTGCGTTTCGGTGTGCCGCTCAGCGTGATGGGTCTGTTGCTCAAGGGCGGCTTGAGCGGCCAGATGCTGCAGGCGGCGCTGCTGGCGGCCGCGGCGATCGGGGTGGTGCTCGTGGTCGGCGCCAGGGTCCCGCCGCTGCGTCGCCTGCTTCCCGGTCCCTGCAGCAGGCTCGGAAGTTGCGTCGGCAATACGGCCTATGTGGGCATTCCCCTGGCGCTGGCGTTTCTGCCCGCCTCGGCTCTGCCGATCAGCATCGGCTACGACCTCGGAGCGACGCTGCTCACCTGGAGTGTCGGTCCAATGCTGATCGCGGCGCCTTCTCCCCGAGAGGGCGGCAGGGCGATCAGGCTGCTCATGAGCCTCACCGCCAGCCCGGCGGTGAGGGGGCTGGCCGGAGCTCTGCTCGTTCAATGGACCCCGTGGCGTGCAGGGGTCGCCGAGGCGATGTGGATCCCCTCGCAGGTGGTCATTCTTCTCGCTTTGGCGGTGGTGGGTCTGCGTCTTGGCAGCATCGCCCGTGATCGTCGGGCGCCGGGGCCTCTGGCGGCTTCCGTGGCTCCGGTGCTGCTGGCCAAGCTGATCGGTTACCCGCTGCTGCTGCTGAGCATCGGTCTGCTGCTGCGGCTTGATCCCTTGATGATTCAGGCCCTGACGCTTCAGGGTGCTGCTCCGGCGGCCATCTCCCTGCTGTTGATCGCCGAGTCCGCAGGACGGGATCAGGACCTTGCGGCCGGGCTTGTGCTGTGGAGCACGGTCTGTGCTGCGCTGACAGCCCCGATCTGGGGTGTTCTGGTCACCATTCTGTTCAATCAGGCGTGA